The Acutalibacter muris genomic sequence TCCCAGAAGGAGCGTGCGCCTATGCGTATAATCATGTTCGACATCGATACCCTGCGCCCGGACCACCTGGGCTGCTACGGCTATTTGAGGGATACCTCACCGGCCATTGACAGCGTGGCCGCCGACGGTCTGCGTTTTGACAACTACTACTGCCCAAACGCCCCCTGCCTGCCCAGCCGGGCCTCCCTTATCTCCGGGCGCTACGGCATACGCACCGGGGTGGTGGGCCACGGCGGCACGGCTGCGGATATGCGTCTGCAAGGGGAGTCCCGGCACTTTAGGGACGCTGTCAGCGAGAACGGCCTGTTCATGCAGTTTAGGCGGGCGGGGCTGCACACGGTCAGCTTCTCCTCCTTTGCCGAGCGCCACTCATCCTGGTGGTTCAACGCCGGCTTTAACGAGTGTATGAACTTCGGCAAATGCGGCAACGAGCTGGCCGGGGAGATAACCCCCCGGGTGCTGGACTGGCTGGAGCGCAGGGGAGAGGAGGACAACTGGTTCATGCACGTGAACTACTGGGATCCCCACACCCCCTATAGGGCCCCGGAGGAGTTCGGCAACCCCTTTAAAGACGCGCCCTTGCCTGACGACTGGATTGACGACCAGATATTCGCCCAGCACCTTCTGCATGTTGGGCCCCACGGCGCCAATGAGATCAATATGTGGGATGATACCCACTTTGAGCAGTACCCACGCCATCCCGGCGCGGTCCGGACCATGCAGGATATGCGGGACTTTATAGACAGCTACGATTGCGGTATACGCTATGCCGATGACAATATCCGGCAGATTCTGGACTGGCTGAAGGAGAAGGGGCTGTATGAGGACGCGGCCATAATTATCACCTCCGACCACGGCGAGAACCTGGGCGAGCAGGGGCTCTATGCCGAGCACGGCACTGCCGACGAGCCCACCTGCCATATACCTATGATAATCAAGTGGCCCGGCGGGGCGAAGGGTAAGAAGGCCCCGGGCCTCCACGACAACGTGGACCTGGCTCCCACGATCCAGGAGCTTCTGGGCAC encodes the following:
- a CDS encoding sulfatase, which encodes MRIIMFDIDTLRPDHLGCYGYLRDTSPAIDSVAADGLRFDNYYCPNAPCLPSRASLISGRYGIRTGVVGHGGTAADMRLQGESRHFRDAVSENGLFMQFRRAGLHTVSFSSFAERHSSWWFNAGFNECMNFGKCGNELAGEITPRVLDWLERRGEEDNWFMHVNYWDPHTPYRAPEEFGNPFKDAPLPDDWIDDQIFAQHLLHVGPHGANEINMWDDTHFEQYPRHPGAVRTMQDMRDFIDSYDCGIRYADDNIRQILDWLKEKGLYEDAAIIITSDHGENLGEQGLYAEHGTADEPTCHIPMIIKWPGGAKGKKAPGLHDNVDLAPTIQELLGTRFVGEYDYDGVSYAKTVTKGEDCGKDHLVLTQCAHVCQRSARFDNYLYIRTVHGGYHLFPREQLYDVEKDPHQLHNLAGERPDLCDKGARLILDWVDEQMKKSEFDTDPMWTVMRQGGPEHARGMLESYIKRLEGTPRASQIPLLREMYPKG